A single Longimicrobiaceae bacterium DNA region contains:
- a CDS encoding flavin reductase family protein: MSAGEGPGSDAAPPGATPAAQRVFTVGELSARERYQLLTSLVVPRPIAWVSTRSAGGQRNLAPFSYFGALSATPFLVGVSVGHRGGAPKDTLRNVRETGVFCVNVATEAQLRAMNLTSGEWGPEVDEFERAGLVSAEADSVDAPYVADCPAVFECRLFKEVEMEGAPNTLLIGEVLRVRISEELRMVEGTHFVDTGSLRPVARLWGDLYSLIGQTPALPRPE; this comes from the coding sequence GTGAGCGCCGGGGAGGGCCCCGGAAGCGACGCTGCGCCGCCGGGGGCCACCCCGGCGGCGCAGCGTGTTTTCACGGTCGGCGAGCTGTCCGCGCGCGAGCGGTACCAGCTCCTCACCTCGCTGGTGGTCCCCCGCCCCATCGCCTGGGTGTCCACGCGCTCCGCGGGCGGGCAGCGCAACCTGGCGCCGTTCAGCTACTTCGGGGCGCTCTCCGCCACCCCGTTCCTGGTCGGCGTCTCCGTGGGGCACCGCGGCGGCGCCCCCAAGGACACCCTCCGCAACGTGCGCGAGACCGGCGTCTTCTGCGTGAACGTCGCCACCGAGGCGCAGCTCCGCGCGATGAACCTCACCAGCGGCGAGTGGGGCCCGGAGGTGGACGAGTTCGAGCGCGCCGGCCTCGTCTCCGCCGAGGCGGATTCGGTGGACGCGCCGTACGTCGCCGACTGCCCCGCGGTCTTCGAGTGCCGGCTGTTCAAGGAGGTGGAGATGGAGGGCGCGCCGAACACGCTGCTGATCGGCGAGGTGCTGCGGGTGCGGATCTCGGAGGAGCTGAGGATGGTGGAGGGGACGCACTTCGTGGACACCGGGTCGCTCCGGCCCGTCGCGCGCCTCTGGGGCGACCTGTACTCGCTCATCGGCCAGACCCCCGCCCTGCCCCGGCCGGAGTAG